ATGGTGGAACCCGGCCGCTGAGCAACAGGCCATAGACCGTACTCACCGTATCGGGCAGCAGAACAAAGTATTTGCCTACAAGATGATCTGTAAAGACAGCGTGGAAGAAAAGATCCTTGCATTACAGCAACGGAAAAAGATGATTGCAGATGATCTGATCAGTGAAGATACCGGCTTTGTGAAAAAACTGACGGAAGATGATGTGGCATTTTTGTTCAGTTAATAAAATTATTTTCGAAATTTGTGGTATGTTAAATAACTCCAGGTCAATTATCATGCTTATGGTGGCATTCTTTGCCACTTCATTCACGGTTCGTGCCCAGCAAGGGGCGCCTCCGAAATTCCCTGAAGGCTTTAATATTCAGAAAGGGGTAAATATTGGTTACTGGCTATCAGAATCCAACGGCCGTAACGGTACAGCACAGGTTGATTTTTTTGGTGAGCAGGATGTGGTCTTACTCGCACAAAAAGGATTTGATCACCTACGTATACCTATTGATGAAGGTGAACTGTGGAATTATAAGAATGAGAAATATACAGATGCTTTTAAGTATATACATGCTGCCATAGGCTGGTGTAAAGCAAACAAGCTGCGTGTGATTATTGACCTGAATACACTGAAGGGACACCGCTTGTGGAGCAATGATGATGAGCAGGATCGCTTCATTGACATCTGGAAAGAACTGGCGCTGGAGCTGAAAAAATATCCAACAAATCTGGTAGCATATGAGTTACTCAGTAACCCGGCTGCAGATAGTGCTGCAGAATGGAATGACCTGCTGGCAAAAGCTATCAAAGCCATCCGTGAAATTGATCCTAAAAGAGTAATAGTAGTAAGTAGTAACCAGAATGGCAGTTACAGTACGTTTTCACAACTGAAATTACCTGAAGGAGACAATCACATTATCCTCAACTTCCACTATTACGAACCCGTTTACTTTACCCATTACCGTTATAGTGGCAGCAGACAACAGGATTACAGCGGACCGGTTCATTATCCCGGTGCAACGATCACTGCCAAAGAGCTGAACCAGCAACCGGCCACTATCAGGAACCTGCTGGCAGGTAGTACGCAGGATTATAATGAAGATATTATAGCAGATCAGATAGCAATCGTAGCGAGAGTTGCAAAGAAGTTTAAGGTGCCGATTATTTGTGGAGAATGGGGCTGTACAAGTCTTACACCCAGAAAAGACAGAATACGTTGGTACAAGGATATGAAAAAGGCGCTGGATAAAAACACGCTCTCCTGGACGGTGTGGACGTATAAAGGAGATTTTGGGATAATGGCCGATGATGGCAGTGAGGATGATAAACTACTCAAATTACTCACTAAGGAATAAAGAATTTCTAAACGGTTTTGTCTGACGACAAAACCGTTTTTCTTTTAGAGAAATTACTATATCCAAATTTAAATCTACTCCTACTTCACAATCCAATACGCCAACGCCAGCCACACCAATCCCTTTACCAAAAAGAACAGGAAACCCCAGATTCCTACCCTCCTGATCCACTTTACCCAGGTATTTTTTGCTGTTGTTATTGCCATAAGTAAACTATTTATATGCAAAATAATATAGTCCCCCAAAAGAGCAAAATTGCTTTTATCTATACCCCGATAGGTAAGCAAAGCTTGTTATCCCCCAAATAAAAAGCCCCTCGGTTACACCGAAGGGCTCTTGTATATCAAACATTTAATTGAACACTATTTCTTAACAGCTGCGCCAGCTAAGCCTTTCTTATCTGCATCTTTTACAGGAATTGCTTCGCTTTCATTAGCCAGCTCATTCTTTTTGTCGAAGTCCACCAGAACCGGTGCAGCTACGAAAATAGATGAGTAAGTACCGGTTATTACACCAATCAGCATCGCAAATGCGAAACCACGGGTTACCTCACCACCAAAGATGAAGAGAATCAGGATGGTCAGGAATACTGTCAGAGACGTCATTACTGTACGGCTCAGTGTATCGTTGATCGCCTTGTTGATGATGGTGTCTCTTGACTGACCCTTCATCTGACCACCGCGGAAGTACTCACGGATACGGTCAAATACGATCACGGTATCGTTCATGGAGAAACCTATCACCGTTAGTATTGCCGCAATGAAGTGCTGGTCAACTTCCAGTGGGAACGGTACGAGATCATGGCAATAAGAGAATACCGCCAGTGTTACCATCACGTCATGCAACAGGGAGAAGAGGGTACCGATAGAATACTGCCATTTGTTGAATCGTAACAGGATGTACAGGAAGATCACTATCAGTGACAGGATCGTCGCTTTCACCGCACCTGCACGCAGGTCATCAGAGATGGTTGGTGATACTGTCTGGGAAGCTACGATGTAACGGGGTGAAGAGAATACTTCATAAGTCACATTATTATCGTAGAATTTCTTCAGACCATTGTACAGTTTCTCAGTTACTTCCTTATCAACTTCAGGACTCTGTTCGTTGATCTTATAGTTGGTAGTAATGTTCAGCTGGTTAGTGTTACCGATAGTTTTCACATACGGCTCTGTACCAAATTCTTTTTCCAGTACGTCACGTACTTCTTCTGTCTTCATAGGCTGTTCGAAACGAACAGTGAAACTACGACCACCATCAAAGTCAACACCGTGACGGAAACCGTGAATGAAGGAAGAGGCACCCAGCAGGATCATGATACCAGAGATCACATAAGCATACTTTCTCTTACCTACGAAGTCAAAAGCTGCATGCTTGAAGATCTTCCTGGAAATAGGAGTGAAATATTCGAAGTGACGTTTCTTGTTGGTATAGTAATCAGTTACGATACGGGAGATCATGATACCACAGAACAGGGACAGTAACAGACCGATGATCTGAGTGGTAGCAAAGCCCAGTACAGGACCTAGACCGAAGTAGAACAGGATAATCGCAGTGAGCAGGGAGGTGATGTGACCATCCAGTATAGGCGCATAAGAACGCTTGTAACCATGTTCCACCGCCTGCTGGTAATTTCTGCCATGCATCAGTTCGTCCTTAATACGTTCAAAGATGATTACGTTCGTATCTACGGCCATACCTACAGTCAGTACCAGACCGGCTATACCAGGCATCGTTAGCGTCGCACCGAGCGAAGCAAGAATACCGAAGGTGAACAGCAGGTTCAGTATCAGCGCGATGTTTGCAACGAAACCAGCAGTATTATAATATACCAGCATCAGTACGAAGATCACGATGAAGGAAATGATGAAGGATTTAGCACCAGCTGCGATAGATTCAGCACCCAGGGTTGGTCCGACAATCTGCTCCTGAACGATTTTAGCCGGAGCAGGCATTTTACCTGATTTCAGGATATTTGCAAGGTCTTTCGCCTCTTCAACGGTAAAGCTACCAGTGATCTGGGAGTGACCTCCAGGAATTTCATTAATAATAGAAGGAGCTGTGTAAACGATGCTATCCAGTACCACCGCTACATAGTTCAGGTTGCTGCGATCGTCTTCTGCGCCACCTTTAGGAGCCAGTTCGCCGGTCAGCTTTTTCCATTCTCTCGCACCTACGTTATCCATAGTCATGCTGATCTCAGCATTACCATTCTGGTCGAAATCCTGTTTAGCATCTACAACTCTTTCACCGCTTACACGTGGAGCTGGGTTAGCCGGATTGATTTTCAGACCAAATACTTCGATCACACCATGGCGATCTGTTTTATTTTCAGGACCAAAAGCAAATACCAGGTCTTTAGGCATTACGGCTCTCACCGCAGGCAATGTCAGGTAAGCTTTGAAGGTAGCAGTGTCAGAAGGGAGGATTCTACCGATAGTAGCACTAGGATATGGACCTTCCTGTGTAACGTTCGGATGCAGAATACCAAACAGTGGGTTAGACTTCATGAATTCCTTTTCTGCGTTCGCCATCAGCTTGGCAGAGTCAACTTTACCGTTCTTATCCTTTGCAGAATCATTCATGAAGGAAGCAAGGCTACCTTCTTTAGAAGTATCAGCAGCAGCTTTGCCAGCTTTTACAGTATCTACTGTAGCAGCAGCAGCAGTATCAGCAGTGGCTGGTTGAGGGGTGGAAACATTTTTCAATGCTTCGTTCATCTTCACCAGTACGTTGTTAAAGAAATCTGCGTCGTTTCTGTAAACTTCGCGGAACTCCAGGTTCGCACTTGCCTGCAGGTATTTCCTTACACGATCAGGGTTGTCTACCCCAGCCAGTTCTACGGAGATAATACCTTTGCTTTCGTCCAGGCTGATGTTTGGAGAAGCTACCCCAAACTTGTCAATACGTTTTTGCAGTACGAGGTAAGTATTTTTAATGGCAGCTCCTGCTTCGCTACGGATCACTTTCAGAACGTCCGCGTTAGAGCTGTTGAAATTGATGTCTTTCTGGTAAGCGTTGGCAAAAATGGTTGCCAGACGACCGTTAGGAGCTACCTTCTGGTATTCCTGCCCGAACAATGTTACAAAATCCGACTGGCTGGTCTTTTTTGCTTCAGCTGCATTCCTCAGCGCCTGGTTAAAAGCTGCATCAGTCGAGTGACCGCTCAGCGAACGAATCACATCTTCCACGCTCACATCGAGCACTACGTTCATACCCCCCTGGAGGTCAAGCCCAAGGTTCAGCTCTCTTTCCTTGGCTTTAGTATAGGTTATGTACCAGGGAAAACCCGCGATCTGTTGATTGCTGGTGCTATCCAGTATCCTTTGTCTCCTTACTTTTATCAGATCAGTCAGTGTATCCTGATAAAAAGCCTGTTGCTCTTTACTGTTTGGATACTTCTCCACAGCACTTTTGTTCGTCTTTAAGACGTCGTTTTTGGCTTGCAGGTCTACCTTGCTCTCGTAGCTGCGGACCAGAAACGTGAAAGACAAGTAATACACAGAGATAAGGATCAATGCACCGGCAAAAAATCTAACCAGTCCTTTAAGTTGCATATTGTTTCGGGTTTATAAAAAAATTTTAAGAGTTGCAAAGATAGAATTTAAATTGATATATTAAAGCCGGAGAAACTCAGAAAAGGAAAAAGGTGGAAAATATTGGTTTTCAACTCTTAAACCGGAGTTTTTTGCCCTTATTTAGTCTTCTCTAAGTGTGTGCCAATGCTTTTCTATCTGGTTGATACTATACTTTGCAGGCTGCAATACTAATAAAAATATGCAAACCTCCAATTACCTTCCCCAAGACTCTTTTTTAGATTCCCTGCTAAAATCACAGGCAACCCGCCTTGGACCTGTATTTGCCGACCCCGAAAGATACCGGCTCCAGCTGATCTATACGAGGATCGACCGGGATGGGCACAATTACCCTCATTGCACTGATTTTAGCTATAATCTGGACAAAAATACCTATTTCTACCCCGCCTCTACCATAAAACTGGCCGCCACTGCCCTTGCCCTGGAAAAACTGAATGACCTTTCTATCAGGGGACTGGACCGTCATACCCCCATGATCACCGGAAGTATGCCCGGCGCTACCCCGGCCGTCCTCACAGATGCCTCCTCCCCTTCCGGATTCCCCTCCATCGGTAATTATATAAAGAAGATATTGATAGTCAGTGACAACGATGCCTTCAACCGGCTCTATGAATTTATCGGTCAGGAAGCCTTTAATAAAAGCCTCTGGGCCAAAGGGTACCCCTGGGCACAGATCAGACACAGGCTGGGAGTCACCGGTATTTCCCCCGAAAAAAACCGGTACACCAACCCCATTACTTTTCGCAGGGGCAGAAAGGTCATCTACCAGCAACCTGGTCTATACAGCTCCCTCACCTTCTCCCCCAGATATGACCTGGTGGGAAAGGCATACTATAATGAACAAAATGAACTGGTTGAAACCCCAATGGATGCCTCGGAGAAAAACAGGATCTGCCTGGCAGACCTGCACGGTATTTTAAAAAGTATTATTTTTCCTGACCTTGTAACAAAATCACAACGTTTCCGTTTAAATGATGACGATTATGGATTTTTATACCACTGCATGTCAGCACAGCCGGAAGAATCGGAGCAACCAACTTTTGATTCGGCAGCGTTTCATCATAATTACGTGAAGTTTCTGTTGTTTGGTGCAGAGAAAAACAACAATATCAGTGGTAATGTACGCAGCTTTAATAAACCTGGATGGGCATATGGTACATTAACAGACGTGGCCTATATAGCGGACTTTGCCCACCAGATTGAATTTATGTTATCTACAACCGTTTATGTAAATGACAACACTGGAATCCTTTCCGACGAAAATTACCAGTTCAAACAGATAGGCGAACCGTTTATGCAGGCCTTAGGTGAGCTTATATATAATTATGAGCGCCAACGGCCGCGGATATATCGTCCCGACCTGTCCCTGTTCAAAATTGACTATTCCAATAAAATCTTTTGAAAAAAACCAAGTTCTAATTCTATATTAAACAAGTGAGTGAAATGGCAACAAGTAAACGTTTATGGGCAGTAGCGGCCCTTTTAACAATGGTAACAGGGTTTACCGCATGTTTGAAAACTGAAAACACAACTCCTTCAAGACCAGTCGCTGCTTTCGTTGTGATCAATGGTATCACAAGTGCTGCAAAACTGGACTTCTATGACAACTCTACCAAAGTTAAGGACAGCATCTCCACAGGATTTGCAGGTTACAACTACCAGGCCTACGGTGGCTACCACCTGTTCGACCTGAAAAGATATGCAACCAGCACTACCGTGGTGTCTACCAGCGCTGCCAACTACGATTCGCTGACCTACTATACCCTGGTAGCATTCGGTGATTCTACCTCACCTGTATTCTATCCGATCGAAGACGATTTCGAAGGTGCGAACAACAGCAACCTGAATATCCGCTTCTGGAACTTATCACCTAACATCGGTGCGGTGGACGTATACCTGAACACAACTAAAATAGACAGCAACAGAACATTCTCCCTGTCCAGACCAAGTTCTGTGTTCAAGGCACTGACCACCGTATCCACTGCGACTTCCATC
This Chitinophaga sancti DNA region includes the following protein-coding sequences:
- a CDS encoding glycoside hydrolase family 5 protein, giving the protein MVAFFATSFTVRAQQGAPPKFPEGFNIQKGVNIGYWLSESNGRNGTAQVDFFGEQDVVLLAQKGFDHLRIPIDEGELWNYKNEKYTDAFKYIHAAIGWCKANKLRVIIDLNTLKGHRLWSNDDEQDRFIDIWKELALELKKYPTNLVAYELLSNPAADSAAEWNDLLAKAIKAIREIDPKRVIVVSSNQNGSYSTFSQLKLPEGDNHIILNFHYYEPVYFTHYRYSGSRQQDYSGPVHYPGATITAKELNQQPATIRNLLAGSTQDYNEDIIADQIAIVARVAKKFKVPIICGEWGCTSLTPRKDRIRWYKDMKKALDKNTLSWTVWTYKGDFGIMADDGSEDDKLLKLLTKE
- a CDS encoding alanyl-tRNA synthetase, whose amino-acid sequence is MAITTAKNTWVKWIRRVGIWGFLFFLVKGLVWLALAYWIVK
- the secDF gene encoding protein translocase subunit SecDF encodes the protein MQLKGLVRFFAGALILISVYYLSFTFLVRSYESKVDLQAKNDVLKTNKSAVEKYPNSKEQQAFYQDTLTDLIKVRRQRILDSTSNQQIAGFPWYITYTKAKERELNLGLDLQGGMNVVLDVSVEDVIRSLSGHSTDAAFNQALRNAAEAKKTSQSDFVTLFGQEYQKVAPNGRLATIFANAYQKDINFNSSNADVLKVIRSEAGAAIKNTYLVLQKRIDKFGVASPNISLDESKGIISVELAGVDNPDRVRKYLQASANLEFREVYRNDADFFNNVLVKMNEALKNVSTPQPATADTAAAATVDTVKAGKAAADTSKEGSLASFMNDSAKDKNGKVDSAKLMANAEKEFMKSNPLFGILHPNVTQEGPYPSATIGRILPSDTATFKAYLTLPAVRAVMPKDLVFAFGPENKTDRHGVIEVFGLKINPANPAPRVSGERVVDAKQDFDQNGNAEISMTMDNVGAREWKKLTGELAPKGGAEDDRSNLNYVAVVLDSIVYTAPSIINEIPGGHSQITGSFTVEEAKDLANILKSGKMPAPAKIVQEQIVGPTLGAESIAAGAKSFIISFIVIFVLMLVYYNTAGFVANIALILNLLFTFGILASLGATLTMPGIAGLVLTVGMAVDTNVIIFERIKDELMHGRNYQQAVEHGYKRSYAPILDGHITSLLTAIILFYFGLGPVLGFATTQIIGLLLSLFCGIMISRIVTDYYTNKKRHFEYFTPISRKIFKHAAFDFVGKRKYAYVISGIMILLGASSFIHGFRHGVDFDGGRSFTVRFEQPMKTEEVRDVLEKEFGTEPYVKTIGNTNQLNITTNYKINEQSPEVDKEVTEKLYNGLKKFYDNNVTYEVFSSPRYIVASQTVSPTISDDLRAGAVKATILSLIVIFLYILLRFNKWQYSIGTLFSLLHDVMVTLAVFSYCHDLVPFPLEVDQHFIAAILTVIGFSMNDTVIVFDRIREYFRGGQMKGQSRDTIINKAINDTLSRTVMTSLTVFLTILILFIFGGEVTRGFAFAMLIGVITGTYSSIFVAAPVLVDFDKKNELANESEAIPVKDADKKGLAGAAVKK
- a CDS encoding serine hydrolase; the encoded protein is MQTSNYLPQDSFLDSLLKSQATRLGPVFADPERYRLQLIYTRIDRDGHNYPHCTDFSYNLDKNTYFYPASTIKLAATALALEKLNDLSIRGLDRHTPMITGSMPGATPAVLTDASSPSGFPSIGNYIKKILIVSDNDAFNRLYEFIGQEAFNKSLWAKGYPWAQIRHRLGVTGISPEKNRYTNPITFRRGRKVIYQQPGLYSSLTFSPRYDLVGKAYYNEQNELVETPMDASEKNRICLADLHGILKSIIFPDLVTKSQRFRLNDDDYGFLYHCMSAQPEESEQPTFDSAAFHHNYVKFLLFGAEKNNNISGNVRSFNKPGWAYGTLTDVAYIADFAHQIEFMLSTTVYVNDNTGILSDENYQFKQIGEPFMQALGELIYNYERQRPRIYRPDLSLFKIDYSNKIF
- a CDS encoding DUF4397 domain-containing protein; this translates as MATSKRLWAVAALLTMVTGFTACLKTENTTPSRPVAAFVVINGITSAAKLDFYDNSTKVKDSISTGFAGYNYQAYGGYHLFDLKRYATSTTVVSTSAANYDSLTYYTLVAFGDSTSPVFYPIEDDFEGANNSNLNIRFWNLSPNIGAVDVYLNTTKIDSNRTFSLSRPSSVFKALTTVSTATSITIKKAGTETIVATNNSSSTQLTTGSVYTIFLTGDANVSSGTLAPYVGYIKNYY